In the Malaya genurostris strain Urasoe2022 chromosome 1, Malgen_1.1, whole genome shotgun sequence genome, one interval contains:
- the LOC131428375 gene encoding uncharacterized protein LOC131428375, translating into MEFVANPNGHCRLCTKKDRAMVEMITCDECDRWFHLSCVNLDKRPPRSEDWYCMKCQQRKKEYAAMTKDLEVTNMALQAKNGSSRAIIELMRIHERTMLSLVTSIQNTNMKEDAMSVNSGNSIEWKSYYETLPKIIGNARGMEQQPKLHRYDMLQPSTTGGTTGITITTGSEENTSDSEELEYDSNENDFAGFDEDSAGSENGMLSSPRSSSTISDFTNSEKVQELEANLWSSTEAFGENVVASVRSATLGSTDEQNKMESVVGMAPAPGNAFDNSAKVLAMSTMVTKRKVTAPVNALDEAFSVPFAYEWKRELVYYANLDGNSKDTNNYIIMPLHGGLTSDNFTFKKDSVGGSSDEEIIRSARSYGLTPRRPIPEPLSGYNLGKRIPKTKMLKETSTPPCVSLVCASVSPSGITPSLRSNSQTPPESRGIRTGSQVTFVCRMRNQVANHLRLWKNVRLKNSLVNDWTELENIFQKKKRHKVSGRLDWRKVCRD; encoded by the coding sequence ATGGAGTTTGTGGCTAATCCAAATGGTCATTGTCGCCTTTGCACGAAGAAAGATCGTGCAATGGTCGAAATGATAACTTGCGATGAGTGCGATAGGTGGTTCCATTTATCTTGTGTGAATCTTGATAAACGGCCACCAAGATCAGAGGACTGGTACTGTATGAAATGCCAGCAGCGTAAAAAAGAATACGCTGCAATGACGAAGGACTTGGAAGTGACAAATATGGCACTCCAAGCAAAAAATGGCAGCAGCAGGGCAATTATTGAGCTGATGAGAATACACGAGAGGACCATGTTATCCCTCGTGACTTCCATTCAGAATACGAACATGAAAGAAGACGCAATGTCAGTAAATTCAGGAAACTCGATTGAATGGAAAAGTTATTATGAAACCTTGCCTAAGATTATCGGTAATGCCAGAGGAATGGAGCAGCAACCAAAGCTGCACCGATATGATATGCTGCAGCCAAGTACGACTGGTGGAACAACTGGAATTACAATAACCACTGGCTCAGAGGAGAACACAAGCGATTCTGAAGAGTTAGAATATGATAgtaatgaaaatgattttgccGGATTCGATGAGGACTCCGCTGGTAGCGAGAACGGAATGTTAAGTTCTCCAAGATCCTCAAGTACGATTTCCGATTTCACAAATTCTGAAAAAGTCCAAGAACTGGAAGCAAATCTTTGGTCGTCTACGGAAGCATTTGGGGAAAATGTGGTTGCCTCGGTGAGAAGTGCCACATTAGGATCTACCGACGAACAGAACAAAATGGAATCTGTTGTTGGTATGGCACCAGCACCTGGGAATGCATTTGACAATAGCGCTAAAGTTTTAGCTATGTCTACCATGGTGACTAAGCGAAAAGTCACCGCTCCTGTCAATGCTCTCGATGAAGCCTTCAGTGTACCCTTTGCATATGAATGGAAAAGGGAATTGGTTTATTATGCAAATTTGGATGGCAATAGTAAAGATACAAATAATTATATCATCATGCCACTACACGGGGGGTTAACGTCGGATAATTTTACGTTTAAGAAAGATTCCGTGGGTGGATCATCAGATGAAGAAATTATACGAAGTGCCAGATCATATGGATTAACGCCTCGACGACCTATACCAGAACCACTTTCTGGATACAATTTGGGTAAACGAATCCCAAAGACTAAAATGCTCAAAGAAACAAGTACACCGCCATGTGTGTCGTTGGTATGTGCATCAGTAAGTCCATCAGGTATAACTCCTTCATTGCGCTCGAATTCGCAAACCCCTCCTGAATCAAGAGGAATAAGAACTGGTTCCCAAGTTACCTTTGTGTGTCGAATGAGGAACCAGGTAGCGAACCACCTTCGACTGTGGAAAAATGTTCGATTGAAGAATTCGCTCGTTAATGATTGGACTGaattggaaaatattttccaaaaaaaaaaacggcacaaAGTATCAGGGAGATTGGATTGGAGAAAAGTATGCAGAGACTAA